One window of the Dermacentor andersoni chromosome 10, qqDerAnde1_hic_scaffold, whole genome shotgun sequence genome contains the following:
- the LOC140213743 gene encoding uncharacterized protein → MSKKRCTKFNADVLTKKDGNGDLISLWCRPSAKDSDGFCVLCNVTVHCAQHGSSAIMRHATSLKHIENAKEHRNKDGVLTKSTTIQSTLDFTKNAVSLSLQGNVTRAETVFALSVVSNSLPYTLGDVATATYPNMFPDSQIAKAFQCGRKKVSYIISDGLGPYIKAKVLEELAKPEVFYTVMIDETPVPEMKVQQLDVLIRYFSVNAQDVVVEHLQSFHMGHATADELFSCVEDALNELPKNNMLCFFSDGPNVMKSLKGKIKAELSPNMIDIGECSLHKMHNAFATGLNTFCSEIECIVTDIHQYFRYATRHADINDLQQKLGLPQLEFLRHVSSRWLTLLPSIQRVLKLYDALKSFFSKAAEPRKSSSIRHNRLASAFSDNTLRARLLFVQNAAQLFDKFQTLFQSKEPLLHLFYDEIVAVVKQLMGRFLRQESFVDVTGFHLKNVQVESQANWKVKPELGLDTEKEMELWTPTQKKAFYVKTRAFYISCTKYLVSRLPLDNKVLFHSRFLKPGVVGDHYTTSLRYIANALPQVMPPSEVSSLTDEWLRLCCEISDWDVSTNVVEHWVNVFALKMPTGEPKYPRRGRLVRAVLSLPHGNADCERGFSENKQALHHRASLSITSVSSLRQTKAYLKRYGGDVTKVPINRDLLKCVGKSYSGYRKRVEMEEESKSRKRKCDEPLTESSEEKKLKEEKATLQCRLSTLKALLTSAEELISTGVKSKDMDKVETGNVFLVDVNSKLPAVLERIRMIDSTLESNK, encoded by the exons ATGAGCAAAA AACGATGCACCAAATTCAACGCAGACGTCCTGACCAAAAAGGATGGCAATGGGGACCTCATATCCCTCTGGTGTCGGCCAAGTGCAAAAGACAGTGATGGCTTTTGTGTGCTTTGTAATGTTACAGTGCACTGCGCGCAACATGGAAGCTCAGCAATAATGCGCCATGCAACGTCTCTTAAGCACATCGAAAATGCAAAAGAACATCGGAACAAAGACGGGGTCCTAACCAAGAGCACTACCATCCAAAGCACCCTAGATTTCACGAAGAATGCAGTGTCACTGTCCCTGCAAGGAAATGTTACAAGAGCTGAAACAGTTTTTGCTCTTTCTGTGGTATCCAACTCACTCCCATACACTTTGGGAGATGTGGCAACAGCAACATACCCCAATATGTTCCCTGATTCACAGATAGCAAAAGCCTTCCAATGTGGCCGCAAGAAAGTATCTTACATCATATCTGATGGCTTAGGACCATACATTAAAGCCAAAGTGCTTGAAGAACTTGCAAAGCCTGAGGTATTCTATACCGTAATGATCGACGAGACCCCAGTGCCCGAGATGAAGGTGCAGCAGCTGGATGTGCTCATCCGGTATTTCTCTGTTAATGCACAAGATGtcgttgtagagcaccttcagtcATTTCACATGGGGCATGCCACTGCAGATGAGCTCTTCTCCTGTGTTGAAGATGCACTTAACGAACTTCCAAAAAATAACATGCTCTGCTTCTTCTCTGATGGGCCAAATGTTATGAAGAGCTTGAAGGGTAAAATAAAAGCAGAACTTAGCCCCAACATGATTGACATTGGGGAGTGCAGTCTTCATAAAATGCATAACGCATTTGCCACTGGTCTCAACACTTTCTGCTCTGAGATTGAATGTATTGTCACTGATATCCATCAGTACTTCAGATATGCCACAAGACATGCGGACATCAATGATCTCCAACAGAAACTTGGATTGCCACAGCTGGAGTTCCTGCGGCACGTAAGCAGCAGGTGGCTGACACTATTACCAAGTATACAGCGTGTGCTTAAGCTGTATGATGCTTTGAAGTCTTTCTTTTCCAAGGCTGCAGAACCAAGAAAATCCTCATCTATAAGGCACAATCGCCTCGCATCTGCATTTTCTGACAACACGCTCCGAGCACGACTCCTTTTTGTTCAGAATGCCGCCCAGCTCTTTGACAAGTTTCAAACCTTGTTTCAGAGCAAAGAGCCTCTTCTTCATTTATTTTATGATGAAATAGTTGCTGTGGTCAAACAGCTGATGGGCAGATTTTTGCGGCAGGAGTCGTTTGTAGATGTAACTGGTTTCCATTTGAAGAATGTTCAAGTTGAATCGCAAGCTAACTGGAAAGTGAAACCTGAGCTTGGCTTAGATactgagaaagaaatggagctttgGACACCAACTCAGAAAAAGGCTTTCTATGTCAAGACCAGAGCTTTCTATATATCCTGCACAAAGTACCTCGTCTCAAGGTTACCTTTGGACAACAAAGTGCTGTTCCACAGTAGATTTTTGAAGCCTGGTGTAGTAGGAGACCACTACACAACGTCACTGCGCTACATCGCGAATGCCCTGCCACAAGTCATGCCACCCAGCGAAGTATCATCTCTAACTGATGAGTGGTTGCGCCTTTGCTGCGAAATTTCTGACTGGGATGTTTCAACAAATGTTGTTGAACACTGGGTTAATGTGTTTGCACTAAAAATGCCCACTGGCGAACCCAAATACCCAAGACGGGGAAGGCTCGTAAGGGCTGTTCTTTCCTTGCCGCATGGCAACGCAGACTGCGAGAGAGGATTCAGCGAAAACAAGCAGGCGCTTCACCATCGAGCCTCTTTGTCAATAACAAGTGTGTCAAGCCTTCGTCAAACGAAAGCATACTTGAAGCGTTATGGGGGTGACGTCACAAAGGTGCCAATCAATAGAGATCTCCTGAAGTGTGTTGGAAAGTCGTACAGTGGTTATCGCAAACGCGTTGAAATGGAAGAAGAATCAAAATCACGCAAACGGAAATGTGACGAGCCACTGACAGAAAGCAGcgaagaaaaaaagctgaaagaGGAAAAGGCCACCCTGCAGTGCCGTCTATCCACCCTGAAGGCATTACTTACCAGTGCCGAGGAACTCATCAGCACAGGAGTAAAATCGAAGGACATGGACAAAGTGGAAACTGGAAACGTTTTTCTCGTTGATGTGAATTCCAAATTGCCGGCGGTGCTTGAGCGCATTAGAATGATAGATTCCACGCTGGAATCTAACAAGTAA